One genomic window of Pelmatolapia mariae isolate MD_Pm_ZW linkage group LG5, Pm_UMD_F_2, whole genome shotgun sequence includes the following:
- the cast gene encoding calpastatin isoform X12, with product MKEHHQSATAATAVKADVPKVDPAKTSKPAAAGTAAAGNVSVQGKKEEAKSAQTKVQAEVTSTAAKGAQQAPPVDAIDELANILPSTDPVARPEPVFTGPEVKERDITSEKGQKCGERDDTLPPDYRFKNTGPSPADAKPVDVPKPLSTDAALDSLSADFKSTGQPGPKKQEQKAHVETISASSAGPANFAPPPVKKAETPAAVPPMAAPPADKKAKMEKVSDDFSLEAGLSSSSTKAVSPAAAPADKKAKTDKTTPDVSVKAGLDTKAGTKPKTSEGDSMSLDALGALSDTLPKDAPKPEPPKVRPQDIVSEGKVKKEKGVRVGEREDTLPPGYRFKEEDLKKLPPPKPEPKIDADDALDILSGDFSTASTAPAVQAPVCSSAAPVQKSPAPPADKKAKVEAGLSAATAKKVESAAAPPSAEKKAQEHKPAAGKDTKPETDKGGSMSLDALSALGDTLPADAPKPESPKLKPKDIVSEGKVKAEKGVRVGERDDTLPPGYRFKEEDPKKLPPPKPEPKIDTDDALDILSGDFSSSAPAVQAPVVCSSAPPTQAKVEDLSALDVLSGEFVASAKASGVHAPVPPPSKKPPEKTVCPVEQPNKVDVSAQQTKPKIEKGDSISLDALSALSETLPTDAPKPESPKLRPEDIVSEGKVKKEKGVRVGEREDTLPPDYRFKEEDLKKLPAPKPEPKINTDDALDILSGDFSSSAAPAVQAPVVCSSAPSAQASADTALKSLAGDLVASSAAPAVKSEPRIPTQTKPQLEAGADNALDALSDTLGDIKPVPQPAPGPVKDPVKEKTIAEEKLIKMGERDDTLPPEYRPTEEDRKKMEEAKKKAATIPKEKSMDDTTALEMLSSDFSDAPKPDAPVTSCAATTKLEPPVLDSAPLKPMAGPVLESLSDTLLPDPVKGKSKTDKPKGKSKSKSKSKKQQAEEPSAPDQLSAQRSSDVVPASTKKGAKS from the exons ATGAAAGAACATCATCAA AGTGCCACTGCTGCCACAGCAGTCAAAGCTGATGTTCCTAAAGTTGATCCTGCTAAAACATCAAAGCCAGCTGCAGCAGGCACAGCTGCGGCTGGAAATGTGTCTGTGCAAGGCAAAAAGGAAGAAGCTAAATCAGCGCAAACAAAG GTTCAGGCGGAGGTTACATCCACGGCAGCTAAAGGAGCCCAACAG GCACCTCCGGTGGATGCAATCGACGAGCTGGCCAACATATTACCATCAACTGATCCTGTCGCTCGCCCAGAGCCTGTGTTCACGGGGCCAGAGGTCAAAGAG CGTGACATCACCTCTGAGAAAGGTCAGAAGTGTGGAGAAAGGGACGACACACTGCCTCCAGACTACAGATTCAAAAATACG GGTCCATCTCCTGCAGATGCTAAACCTGTGGATGTCCCT aaaCCACTGAGCACAGACGCGGCCCTTGATTCCCTTTCAGCTGATTTTAAATCAACTGGTCAGCCTGGACCCAAGAAGCAAGAG caaaAGGCACATGTTGAGACTATAAGTGCTTCTTCTGCTGGCCCTGCGAACTTTGCACCTCCTCCTGTGAAG AAAGCTGAAACTCCTGCAGCAGTTCCTCCTATGGCAGCTCCTCCAGCTGATAAAAAAGCTAAGATGGAGAAAGTCTCAGATGACTTCTCACTGGAGGCTGGACTTTCTTCTTCCAGCACG AAAGCGGTATCTCCTGCGGCTGCTCCTGCTGATAAGAAAGCCAAGACAGATAAAACCACTCCCGATGTCTCTGTCAAGGCTGGACTGGATACCAAAGCAGGCACCAAGCCCAAGACCAGTGAG GGTGACTCCATGTCTCTGGATGCTCTCggtgctctgtctgacacactaCCAAAAGATGCACCAAAACCTGAACCCCCCAAAGTCAGACCTCAGGACATTGTATCG GAGGGAAAAGTGAAGAAGGAGAAGGGTGTACGTGtaggagagagggaggacacGCTTCCTCCAGGTTACAGGTtcaaagaggaagacctcaaaAAACTGCCCCCTCCAAAACCCGAG CCCAAGATTGACGCTGATGATGCACTGGACATTTTGTCTGGGGACTTCAGTACTGCTTCAACAGCTCCTGCTGTCCAGGCTCCTGTCTGCTCCTCAGCTGCTCCTGTACAG AAATCTCCCGCTCCTCCCGCTGATAAGAAAGCCAAGGTGGAGGCTGGACTCTCAGCAGCTACTGCTAAG AAAGTGGAATCAGCTGCAGCTCCTCCTTCTGCTGAGAAGAAAGCACAAGAACACAAACCTGCTGCTGGGAAGGACACCAAACCAGAGACCGACAAG GGTGGCTCCATGTCTCTGGATGCTCTCAGTGCTCTGGGCGACACATTACCAGCAGATGCACCAAAACCTGAATCCCCCAAACTCAAACCTAAAGATATCGTCTCT GAGGGCAAAGTGAAGGCGGAGAAGGGTGTACGTGTAGGAGAGCGAGACGACACTCTTCCACCAGGTTACAGGTTTAAAGAGGAAGACCCCAAAAAACTGCCTCCTCCAAAACCCGAG CCCAAGATAGACACTGATGATGCTCTGGACATTTTGTCTGGAGACTTCAGTTCTTCAGCTCCTGCTGTCCAGGCTCCTGTCGTCTGCTCGTCAGCTCCTCCTACACAG GCAAAAGTAGAGGATTTGTCAGCTCTTGATGTACTCTCTGGAGAGTTTGTGGCTTCAGCTAAGGCTTCTGGAGTTCATGCACCAGTCCCTCCTCCATCAAAGAAGCCACCAGAG AAAACAGTCTGTCCCGTGGAACAACCTAACAAAGTCGATGTAAGCGCACAACAGACAAAGCCCAAAATTGAGAAG GGTGACTCCATCTCTCTGGATGCTCTCAGTGCTCTCAGTGAAACACTGCCAACAGATGCACCAAAGCCAGAGTCTCCAAAACTCAGACCTGAGGATATTGTCTCG GAGGGCAAAGTCAAAAAGGAGAAGGGTGTGCGTGTAGGAGAGAGGGAGGATACACTTCCTCCAGATTACAGATTTAAAGAGGAAGATCTCAAAAAACTGCCTGCTCCCAAACCTGAG CCCAAGATAAATACTGATGATGCTCTGGATATTTTGTCTGGAGACTTCAGTTCTTCAGCCGCTCCTGCTGTCCAGGCTCCTGTCGTCTGTTCCTCAGCTCCTTCTGCACAG GCCTCTGCAGACACTGCTCTTAAGTCCTTGGCCGGAGACTTGGTTGCCTCCAGCGCTGCACCGGCAGTGAAGTCAGAACCTCGTATTCCTACACAAACAAAGCCACAG CTGGAAGCTGGAGCAGACAATGCCCTTGATGCTCTGTCAGACACCTTGGGGGATATCAAACCTGTACCTCAGCCTGCCCCAGGTCCTGTTAAAGATCCCGTCAAG GAGAAAACGATTGCTGAGGAGAAGCTTATTAAAATGGGAGAGAGAGATGACACACTACCACCAGAGTATCGACCCACTGAGGAAGACCGTAAG aaaatggaagaagcaaagaaaaaagctgCCACCATCCCCAAGGAG AAGAGTATGGATGACACAACAGCCTTAGAAATGCTGTCCAGTGACTTCTCTGATGCTCCCAAGCCTGATGCACCGGTCACCTCGTGTGCTGCCACAACAAAGTTGGAACCTCCTGTGCTGGACTCAGCTCCTCTGAAG CCGATGGCTGGTCCTGTTCTGGAGTCCCTGTCTGATACCCTGCTTCCAGATCCAGTAAAAGGAAAATCTAAAACAGACAAACCAAAG GGAAAGAGCAAGTCAAAGTCAAAATCTAAA aaacaaCAAGCAGAGGAACCATCTGCCCCCGACCAGCTATCAGCTCAGAGAAGCTCAGACGTTGTGCCAGCTTCTACAAAGAAGGGAGCCAAGAGCTAG
- the cast gene encoding calpastatin isoform X8: MAYAAYWSSTHGKGAEVEKSRQTSAFYPTAGSYYGKSQSSQTTPKPAAQVSTGKPAQFESATAATAVKADVPKVDPAKTSKPAAAGTAAAGNVSVQGKKEEAKSAQTKVQAEVTSTAAKGAQQAPPVDAIDELANILPSTDPVARPEPVFTGPEVKERDITSEKGQKCGERDDTLPPDYRFKNTGPSPADAKPVDVPKPLSTDAALDSLSADFKSTGQPGPKKQEQKAHVETISASSAGPANFAPPPVKKAETPAAVPPMAAPPADKKAKMEKVSDDFSLEAGLSSSSTKAVSPAAAPADKKAKTDKTTPDVSVKAGLDTKAGTKPKTSEGDSMSLDALGALSDTLPKDAPKPEPPKVRPQDIVSEGKVKKEKGVRVGEREDTLPPGYRFKEEDLKKLPPPKPEPKIDADDALDILSGDFSTASTAPAVQAPVCSSAAPVQKSPAPPADKKAKVEAGLSAATAKKVESAAAPPSAEKKAQEHKPAAGKDTKPETDKGGSMSLDALSALGDTLPADAPKPESPKLKPKDIVSEGKVKAEKGVRVGERDDTLPPGYRFKEEDPKKLPPPKPEPKIDTDDALDILSGDFSSSAPAVQAPVVCSSAPPTQAKVEDLSALDVLSGEFVASAKASGVHAPVPPPSKKPPEKTVCPVEQPNKVDVSAQQTKPKIEKGDSISLDALSALSETLPTDAPKPESPKLRPEDIVSEGKVKKEKGVRVGEREDTLPPDYRFKEEDLKKLPAPKPEPKINTDDALDILSGDFSSSAAPAVQAPVVCSSAPSAQASADTALKSLAGDLVASSAAPAVKSEPRIPTQTKPQLEAGADNALDALSDTLGDIKPVPQPAPGPVKDPVKEKTIAEEKLIKMGERDDTLPPEYRPTEEDRKKMEEAKKKAATIPKEKSMDDTTALEMLSSDFSDAPKPDAPVTSCAATTKLEPPVLDSAPLKPMAGPVLESLSDTLLPDPVKGKSKTDKPKGKSKSKSKSKKQQAEEPSAPDQLSAQRSSDVVPASTKKGAKS, encoded by the exons AGTGCCACTGCTGCCACAGCAGTCAAAGCTGATGTTCCTAAAGTTGATCCTGCTAAAACATCAAAGCCAGCTGCAGCAGGCACAGCTGCGGCTGGAAATGTGTCTGTGCAAGGCAAAAAGGAAGAAGCTAAATCAGCGCAAACAAAG GTTCAGGCGGAGGTTACATCCACGGCAGCTAAAGGAGCCCAACAG GCACCTCCGGTGGATGCAATCGACGAGCTGGCCAACATATTACCATCAACTGATCCTGTCGCTCGCCCAGAGCCTGTGTTCACGGGGCCAGAGGTCAAAGAG CGTGACATCACCTCTGAGAAAGGTCAGAAGTGTGGAGAAAGGGACGACACACTGCCTCCAGACTACAGATTCAAAAATACG GGTCCATCTCCTGCAGATGCTAAACCTGTGGATGTCCCT aaaCCACTGAGCACAGACGCGGCCCTTGATTCCCTTTCAGCTGATTTTAAATCAACTGGTCAGCCTGGACCCAAGAAGCAAGAG caaaAGGCACATGTTGAGACTATAAGTGCTTCTTCTGCTGGCCCTGCGAACTTTGCACCTCCTCCTGTGAAG AAAGCTGAAACTCCTGCAGCAGTTCCTCCTATGGCAGCTCCTCCAGCTGATAAAAAAGCTAAGATGGAGAAAGTCTCAGATGACTTCTCACTGGAGGCTGGACTTTCTTCTTCCAGCACG AAAGCGGTATCTCCTGCGGCTGCTCCTGCTGATAAGAAAGCCAAGACAGATAAAACCACTCCCGATGTCTCTGTCAAGGCTGGACTGGATACCAAAGCAGGCACCAAGCCCAAGACCAGTGAG GGTGACTCCATGTCTCTGGATGCTCTCggtgctctgtctgacacactaCCAAAAGATGCACCAAAACCTGAACCCCCCAAAGTCAGACCTCAGGACATTGTATCG GAGGGAAAAGTGAAGAAGGAGAAGGGTGTACGTGtaggagagagggaggacacGCTTCCTCCAGGTTACAGGTtcaaagaggaagacctcaaaAAACTGCCCCCTCCAAAACCCGAG CCCAAGATTGACGCTGATGATGCACTGGACATTTTGTCTGGGGACTTCAGTACTGCTTCAACAGCTCCTGCTGTCCAGGCTCCTGTCTGCTCCTCAGCTGCTCCTGTACAG AAATCTCCCGCTCCTCCCGCTGATAAGAAAGCCAAGGTGGAGGCTGGACTCTCAGCAGCTACTGCTAAG AAAGTGGAATCAGCTGCAGCTCCTCCTTCTGCTGAGAAGAAAGCACAAGAACACAAACCTGCTGCTGGGAAGGACACCAAACCAGAGACCGACAAG GGTGGCTCCATGTCTCTGGATGCTCTCAGTGCTCTGGGCGACACATTACCAGCAGATGCACCAAAACCTGAATCCCCCAAACTCAAACCTAAAGATATCGTCTCT GAGGGCAAAGTGAAGGCGGAGAAGGGTGTACGTGTAGGAGAGCGAGACGACACTCTTCCACCAGGTTACAGGTTTAAAGAGGAAGACCCCAAAAAACTGCCTCCTCCAAAACCCGAG CCCAAGATAGACACTGATGATGCTCTGGACATTTTGTCTGGAGACTTCAGTTCTTCAGCTCCTGCTGTCCAGGCTCCTGTCGTCTGCTCGTCAGCTCCTCCTACACAG GCAAAAGTAGAGGATTTGTCAGCTCTTGATGTACTCTCTGGAGAGTTTGTGGCTTCAGCTAAGGCTTCTGGAGTTCATGCACCAGTCCCTCCTCCATCAAAGAAGCCACCAGAG AAAACAGTCTGTCCCGTGGAACAACCTAACAAAGTCGATGTAAGCGCACAACAGACAAAGCCCAAAATTGAGAAG GGTGACTCCATCTCTCTGGATGCTCTCAGTGCTCTCAGTGAAACACTGCCAACAGATGCACCAAAGCCAGAGTCTCCAAAACTCAGACCTGAGGATATTGTCTCG GAGGGCAAAGTCAAAAAGGAGAAGGGTGTGCGTGTAGGAGAGAGGGAGGATACACTTCCTCCAGATTACAGATTTAAAGAGGAAGATCTCAAAAAACTGCCTGCTCCCAAACCTGAG CCCAAGATAAATACTGATGATGCTCTGGATATTTTGTCTGGAGACTTCAGTTCTTCAGCCGCTCCTGCTGTCCAGGCTCCTGTCGTCTGTTCCTCAGCTCCTTCTGCACAG GCCTCTGCAGACACTGCTCTTAAGTCCTTGGCCGGAGACTTGGTTGCCTCCAGCGCTGCACCGGCAGTGAAGTCAGAACCTCGTATTCCTACACAAACAAAGCCACAG CTGGAAGCTGGAGCAGACAATGCCCTTGATGCTCTGTCAGACACCTTGGGGGATATCAAACCTGTACCTCAGCCTGCCCCAGGTCCTGTTAAAGATCCCGTCAAG GAGAAAACGATTGCTGAGGAGAAGCTTATTAAAATGGGAGAGAGAGATGACACACTACCACCAGAGTATCGACCCACTGAGGAAGACCGTAAG aaaatggaagaagcaaagaaaaaagctgCCACCATCCCCAAGGAG AAGAGTATGGATGACACAACAGCCTTAGAAATGCTGTCCAGTGACTTCTCTGATGCTCCCAAGCCTGATGCACCGGTCACCTCGTGTGCTGCCACAACAAAGTTGGAACCTCCTGTGCTGGACTCAGCTCCTCTGAAG CCGATGGCTGGTCCTGTTCTGGAGTCCCTGTCTGATACCCTGCTTCCAGATCCAGTAAAAGGAAAATCTAAAACAGACAAACCAAAG GGAAAGAGCAAGTCAAAGTCAAAATCTAAA aaacaaCAAGCAGAGGAACCATCTGCCCCCGACCAGCTATCAGCTCAGAGAAGCTCAGACGTTGTGCCAGCTTCTACAAAGAAGGGAGCCAAGAGCTAG
- the cast gene encoding calpastatin isoform X10, which yields MSQSSQTTPKPAAQVSTGKPAQFESATAATAVKADVPKVDPAKTSKPAAAGTAAAGNVSVQGKKEEAKSAQTKVQAEVTSTAAKGAQQAPPVDAIDELANILPSTDPVARPEPVFTGPEVKERDITSEKGQKCGERDDTLPPDYRFKNTGPSPADAKPVDVPKPLSTDAALDSLSADFKSTGQPGPKKQEQKAHVETISASSAGPANFAPPPVKKAETPAAVPPMAAPPADKKAKMEKVSDDFSLEAGLSSSSTKAVSPAAAPADKKAKTDKTTPDVSVKAGLDTKAGTKPKTSEGDSMSLDALGALSDTLPKDAPKPEPPKVRPQDIVSEGKVKKEKGVRVGEREDTLPPGYRFKEEDLKKLPPPKPEPKIDADDALDILSGDFSTASTAPAVQAPVCSSAAPVQKSPAPPADKKAKVEAGLSAATAKKVESAAAPPSAEKKAQEHKPAAGKDTKPETDKGGSMSLDALSALGDTLPADAPKPESPKLKPKDIVSEGKVKAEKGVRVGERDDTLPPGYRFKEEDPKKLPPPKPEPKIDTDDALDILSGDFSSSAPAVQAPVVCSSAPPTQAKVEDLSALDVLSGEFVASAKASGVHAPVPPPSKKPPEKTVCPVEQPNKVDVSAQQTKPKIEKGDSISLDALSALSETLPTDAPKPESPKLRPEDIVSEGKVKKEKGVRVGEREDTLPPDYRFKEEDLKKLPAPKPEPKINTDDALDILSGDFSSSAAPAVQAPVVCSSAPSAQASADTALKSLAGDLVASSAAPAVKSEPRIPTQTKPQLEAGADNALDALSDTLGDIKPVPQPAPGPVKDPVKEKTIAEEKLIKMGERDDTLPPEYRPTEEDRKKMEEAKKKAATIPKEKSMDDTTALEMLSSDFSDAPKPDAPVTSCAATTKLEPPVLDSAPLKPMAGPVLESLSDTLLPDPVKGKSKTDKPKGKSKSKSKSKKQQAEEPSAPDQLSAQRSSDVVPASTKKGAKS from the exons AGTGCCACTGCTGCCACAGCAGTCAAAGCTGATGTTCCTAAAGTTGATCCTGCTAAAACATCAAAGCCAGCTGCAGCAGGCACAGCTGCGGCTGGAAATGTGTCTGTGCAAGGCAAAAAGGAAGAAGCTAAATCAGCGCAAACAAAG GTTCAGGCGGAGGTTACATCCACGGCAGCTAAAGGAGCCCAACAG GCACCTCCGGTGGATGCAATCGACGAGCTGGCCAACATATTACCATCAACTGATCCTGTCGCTCGCCCAGAGCCTGTGTTCACGGGGCCAGAGGTCAAAGAG CGTGACATCACCTCTGAGAAAGGTCAGAAGTGTGGAGAAAGGGACGACACACTGCCTCCAGACTACAGATTCAAAAATACG GGTCCATCTCCTGCAGATGCTAAACCTGTGGATGTCCCT aaaCCACTGAGCACAGACGCGGCCCTTGATTCCCTTTCAGCTGATTTTAAATCAACTGGTCAGCCTGGACCCAAGAAGCAAGAG caaaAGGCACATGTTGAGACTATAAGTGCTTCTTCTGCTGGCCCTGCGAACTTTGCACCTCCTCCTGTGAAG AAAGCTGAAACTCCTGCAGCAGTTCCTCCTATGGCAGCTCCTCCAGCTGATAAAAAAGCTAAGATGGAGAAAGTCTCAGATGACTTCTCACTGGAGGCTGGACTTTCTTCTTCCAGCACG AAAGCGGTATCTCCTGCGGCTGCTCCTGCTGATAAGAAAGCCAAGACAGATAAAACCACTCCCGATGTCTCTGTCAAGGCTGGACTGGATACCAAAGCAGGCACCAAGCCCAAGACCAGTGAG GGTGACTCCATGTCTCTGGATGCTCTCggtgctctgtctgacacactaCCAAAAGATGCACCAAAACCTGAACCCCCCAAAGTCAGACCTCAGGACATTGTATCG GAGGGAAAAGTGAAGAAGGAGAAGGGTGTACGTGtaggagagagggaggacacGCTTCCTCCAGGTTACAGGTtcaaagaggaagacctcaaaAAACTGCCCCCTCCAAAACCCGAG CCCAAGATTGACGCTGATGATGCACTGGACATTTTGTCTGGGGACTTCAGTACTGCTTCAACAGCTCCTGCTGTCCAGGCTCCTGTCTGCTCCTCAGCTGCTCCTGTACAG AAATCTCCCGCTCCTCCCGCTGATAAGAAAGCCAAGGTGGAGGCTGGACTCTCAGCAGCTACTGCTAAG AAAGTGGAATCAGCTGCAGCTCCTCCTTCTGCTGAGAAGAAAGCACAAGAACACAAACCTGCTGCTGGGAAGGACACCAAACCAGAGACCGACAAG GGTGGCTCCATGTCTCTGGATGCTCTCAGTGCTCTGGGCGACACATTACCAGCAGATGCACCAAAACCTGAATCCCCCAAACTCAAACCTAAAGATATCGTCTCT GAGGGCAAAGTGAAGGCGGAGAAGGGTGTACGTGTAGGAGAGCGAGACGACACTCTTCCACCAGGTTACAGGTTTAAAGAGGAAGACCCCAAAAAACTGCCTCCTCCAAAACCCGAG CCCAAGATAGACACTGATGATGCTCTGGACATTTTGTCTGGAGACTTCAGTTCTTCAGCTCCTGCTGTCCAGGCTCCTGTCGTCTGCTCGTCAGCTCCTCCTACACAG GCAAAAGTAGAGGATTTGTCAGCTCTTGATGTACTCTCTGGAGAGTTTGTGGCTTCAGCTAAGGCTTCTGGAGTTCATGCACCAGTCCCTCCTCCATCAAAGAAGCCACCAGAG AAAACAGTCTGTCCCGTGGAACAACCTAACAAAGTCGATGTAAGCGCACAACAGACAAAGCCCAAAATTGAGAAG GGTGACTCCATCTCTCTGGATGCTCTCAGTGCTCTCAGTGAAACACTGCCAACAGATGCACCAAAGCCAGAGTCTCCAAAACTCAGACCTGAGGATATTGTCTCG GAGGGCAAAGTCAAAAAGGAGAAGGGTGTGCGTGTAGGAGAGAGGGAGGATACACTTCCTCCAGATTACAGATTTAAAGAGGAAGATCTCAAAAAACTGCCTGCTCCCAAACCTGAG CCCAAGATAAATACTGATGATGCTCTGGATATTTTGTCTGGAGACTTCAGTTCTTCAGCCGCTCCTGCTGTCCAGGCTCCTGTCGTCTGTTCCTCAGCTCCTTCTGCACAG GCCTCTGCAGACACTGCTCTTAAGTCCTTGGCCGGAGACTTGGTTGCCTCCAGCGCTGCACCGGCAGTGAAGTCAGAACCTCGTATTCCTACACAAACAAAGCCACAG CTGGAAGCTGGAGCAGACAATGCCCTTGATGCTCTGTCAGACACCTTGGGGGATATCAAACCTGTACCTCAGCCTGCCCCAGGTCCTGTTAAAGATCCCGTCAAG GAGAAAACGATTGCTGAGGAGAAGCTTATTAAAATGGGAGAGAGAGATGACACACTACCACCAGAGTATCGACCCACTGAGGAAGACCGTAAG aaaatggaagaagcaaagaaaaaagctgCCACCATCCCCAAGGAG AAGAGTATGGATGACACAACAGCCTTAGAAATGCTGTCCAGTGACTTCTCTGATGCTCCCAAGCCTGATGCACCGGTCACCTCGTGTGCTGCCACAACAAAGTTGGAACCTCCTGTGCTGGACTCAGCTCCTCTGAAG CCGATGGCTGGTCCTGTTCTGGAGTCCCTGTCTGATACCCTGCTTCCAGATCCAGTAAAAGGAAAATCTAAAACAGACAAACCAAAG GGAAAGAGCAAGTCAAAGTCAAAATCTAAA aaacaaCAAGCAGAGGAACCATCTGCCCCCGACCAGCTATCAGCTCAGAGAAGCTCAGACGTTGTGCCAGCTTCTACAAAGAAGGGAGCCAAGAGCTAG